The genome window CAGGAGGACCTGCAAATGGACTTGCTGACGGTGTTGTAGTAACAGCATCACCATTCTCAGTACGCTCACCACGGTCATTTCTGTTGCGACCACGGCCACGACGATTACGACCACGGCCACGACGCTCTTCACCATCAGCGCTCGGTGTTGCTTCGCTGCCAGGAGCAGCTTCAGTTGCAGGTGTTACTGCAGCTGGATTTGCTTGACGCTCAGGTTTTGGGCCGTTTTGATTGCCTTGGTTACGATTGCCGTTGCGGTTATTGCGATTACCGTTGCGATTGTTGCTGCCTTCAGTGCTTGTACCTTCAGCGGCATTTGCTGCTGGACGTTCAGTACGCTCACCATTGCGCTCGCCACGACGATTACGACCACGGTTACGATCACCACCATTGCCATTGCGGCTTTGGTTGCGACCACGGTTATTACTAGGTGTTGGCTTTTCTTCTGCTGCCGGAGAGGAAGCAAAAAGTTTCTTAATAAAACCAAAGAAACCGCCAGAGCTTTCAGTCGCTACTTTTTCTGTGCGAGCTGGACGTGGTTGGCTGATTGGTGCGGGTTGTGTTGGTGTAATACCTTTGACAGCAGCCTCAGGACGCACTTTAACGTCAGCATCTTTTTTGCTAACAGTTGTATCTGTCTCAAGTTCACGGGCAGCTTCTTCAGCCATCACATAGCTAGCTTTCTGATCATCCAGACGTGGATCGTCATGGCGCAAACGCTCTAGCTTGTAATGTGGTGTTTCTAGATGCTTGTTTGGAACCATTAAGACATTGACTTTGAAGCGCGTCTCAATCTTGATCACTTCAGCACGTTTTTCATTTAAGAGGAAAGCAGCCACTTCGACTGGTACCTGTGTATGAATCGCTGCTGTGTTCTCTTTCATTGCCTCTTCTTGGATGATGCGCAGAACTTGCAATGCAGAAGATTCGGTATCACGGATGTGACCTGTGCCGTTACAACGCGGGCAAGTTACGTGACTACCTTCAGATAAGGCTGGGCGCAAACGCTGGCGTGACATTTCCATCAAACCAAACTTGGAGATCTTGCCCATTTGAACGCGAGCGCGGTCATGGCGGAGAGCATCGCGTAAGCGGTTCTCAACATCCTTCTGAGCCTTGCTCGATTCCATATCAATGAAGTCAATCACGATCAAACCGCCCAAGTCACGCAATCGTGCTTGACGAGCGATTTCATCGGCTGCTTCTAAGTTGGTGCGAGTTGCAGTCTCTTCAATATCAGAGCCACGGGTAGCACGTGCAGAGTTGACGTCCACAGACACTAAAGCTTCGGTGTGGTCAATCACAATCGCGCCG of Polynucleobacter sp. AP-Titi-500A-B4 contains these proteins:
- a CDS encoding Rne/Rng family ribonuclease, yielding MKRMLFNATQQEELRVAIVDGQKLIDIDIEAAGREQRKGNIYKGVITRIEPSLEACFVNYGEERHGFLPFKEVARAYFKEGIDVRNASIKDALREGQEIIVQVEKEERGQKGAALTSFISLAGRYLVLMPNNPRGGGVSRRIEGEDRQELREAMSQLEVPDGMSIIARTAGIGRDATELQWDLSYLMQLWKAIDEAAKGNSAPLLIYLESSLVIRAIRDYFQPDIGEILIDTDDIYEQAAAFMSVVMPDNLPRVKRYHDDVPLFSRFQIEHQIETAYSRTVPLPSGGAIVIDHTEALVSVDVNSARATRGSDIEETATRTNLEAADEIARQARLRDLGGLIVIDFIDMESSKAQKDVENRLRDALRHDRARVQMGKISKFGLMEMSRQRLRPALSEGSHVTCPRCNGTGHIRDTESSALQVLRIIQEEAMKENTAAIHTQVPVEVAAFLLNEKRAEVIKIETRFKVNVLMVPNKHLETPHYKLERLRHDDPRLDDQKASYVMAEEAARELETDTTVSKKDADVKVRPEAAVKGITPTQPAPISQPRPARTEKVATESSGGFFGFIKKLFASSPAAEEKPTPSNNRGRNQSRNGNGGDRNRGRNRRGERNGERTERPAANAAEGTSTEGSNNRNGNRNNRNGNRNQGNQNGPKPERQANPAAVTPATEAAPGSEATPSADGEERRGRGRNRRGRGRNRNDRGERTENGDAVTTTPSASPFAGPPVGMAGASASMPIQNLANSFGNKPAAEKQERTERAPRPPRQSNRPAQNSAPTAVATPVAVAVAASVEVIAKPAPELPKVSFQALEETPLHSVVQSAGMIWVATDASKHAEAQSQIQPESISLGRTPKPAATLPEGPMVLVETGGQEKTV